Proteins from one Corticium candelabrum chromosome 4, ooCorCand1.1, whole genome shotgun sequence genomic window:
- the LOC134178666 gene encoding uncharacterized protein LOC134178666 has protein sequence MTAENATEVDDLLEDDGPSFPAYGRLSFHCDPSDNNTDEEQSTRSGRSSSSCSLNGLHSFEQGEEPDGGNKHVEEFHIVDRTADAIPLHFAPKIVGAAIVGDIKHYVEYTILLNYNGHDLNMSDCAIRRRFSDFCSLHVSLLKHHDSHMTGIVLPPKVWFGNLSPSLIEKRRQALEVYLAAITSNIILRQSQPFVSFCSYKEVSQASAMTKAMNYEQAHCLFQKAFIAQSELLGTSHPIVVETCCYLAAVNFQRGLLEEVARYSEMALKVLERENHWMWLPPLVRLMIRTYRGLDRVADATRLELWLGQLRTSAYEKSLLQLAADI, from the exons ATGACTGCAGAAAACGCTACCGAAGTTGACGATTTATTAGAAGATGATGGACCTAGTTTTCCGGCGTATGGAAGGTTATCATTTCATTGCGACCCATCGGATAATAATACAGACGAAGAACAGTCGACTAGGAGCGGTCGGTCATCCTCATCCTGCTCTCTGAATGGGTTGCATTCGTTTGAACAAGGCGAAGAGCCAGATGGTGGCAATAAACATGTCGAAG AATTCCATATTGTCGACCGCACTGCTGACGCAATACCACTTCACTTTGCTCCCAAAATCGTAGGAGCAGCCATCGTCGGCGACATCAAGCATTATGTA GAATACACAATACTACTGAACTATAATGGACATGATCTCAATATGTCAGACTGTGCTATTCGACGGCGCTTCTCTGATTTTTGTTCATTGCATGTATCACTATTGAAACATCATGACAGCCACATGACTGGCATAGTTCTTCCACCAAAAGTTTGGTTTGGAAACTTAAGTCCCAGTCTCATTGAAAAGAGGAGACAAGCGTTAGAAGTATATCTTGCAGCTATTACAAGCAATATTATTCTCAGGCAGAGTCAGCCATTTGTAAGTTTCTGTTCGTACAAGGAAGTCTCTCAGGCATCTGCTATGACCAAGGCCATGAACTATGAGCAAGCACACTGTCTGTTTCAGAAAGCATTTATAGCACAAAGTGAGCTGCTGGGAACATCTCATCCTATTGTGGTggaaacttgttgctatttGGCTGCTGTCAATTTTCAACGAGGTTTGTTGGAAGAAGTGGCAAGGTACAGTGAAATGGCACTCAAAGTCCTAGAGAGAGAAAACCATTGGATGTGGCTTCCTCCGCTTGTAAGGCTTATGATAAGAACATACAGAGGCTTGGATAGAGTAGCTGATGCAACACGATTAGAACTCTGGTTAGGGCAACTGAGGACGTCAGCATATGAAAAAAGTCTACTGCAACTTGCTGCTGATATATAA